Proteins encoded within one genomic window of Anastrepha ludens isolate Willacy chromosome 4, idAnaLude1.1, whole genome shotgun sequence:
- the LOC128862324 gene encoding mucin-2-like, producing MKPTSLIMVYIFANAVTLPQSKADSCLYKLPMPTKYDPDDCNGFFALYNDQYIQEYCPPGAKYSVALSCCVIGRCPPCNCEGIETTTAPTSTSVSHPTITDITSKQTTQTTTDGTTIVTSNETTTITHVTTDITTETESTIFTTEVSSEAPTSEESSTTSNQIEKTTTEQTDEPIETTTEGTTLVTSNETTTVTHVTTDITTETESTIFTTEVSSEAPTSEESSTTSNQTEKTTTEKTDEPIETTTEGTTLVTLNETTTVTHVTSDITTETDSTIFTTEVSSEAPTSEESSTTSNQTEKTTTEQTDEPIETTTEESSSTKTTSSLLTSTSKKTTTEQTDEPIETTTEESSSTKTTSSLLTSTSKKTTTEQTDEPSKTTTEEFSSTKTTSSLLTSTPTETSKGTTAITPQSCATLPTGTFLPDPDHCSRYYVCTFGQATLMHCPSPLWFDPRLNVCNYRENVICAANKD from the coding sequence ATGAAACCGACCTCGCTGATCATGGTATATATTTTCGCTAACGCGGTCACACTACCGCAATCTAAAGCGGATAGTTGTTTATATAAACTACCAATGCCGACCAAATATGATCCTGACGATTGCAATGGGTTTTTCGCACTTTACAATGATCAATATATACAAGAATATTGTCCACCTGGTGCCAAGTACAGTGTAGCCTTAAGTTGTTGTGTAATTGGACGTTGTCCTCCTTGTAATTGTGAAGGCATAGAAACAACAACGGCGCCAACTTCTACTAGTGTAAGCCATCCAACAATAACTGACATTACCAGCAAGCAAACAACTCAAACTACAACGGATGGAACTACAATTGTTACCTCAAATGAAACGACCACTATTACCCATGTAACCACTGACATAACAACAGAGACGGAGAGCACAATATTTACAACAGAGGTATCCAGTGAAGCACCAACGAGTGAAGAGTCTTCGACAACTTCAAATCAAATAGAGAAAACAACGACGGAGCAAACAGATGAGCCAATTGAAACTACAACAGAAGGAACTACACTTGTTACCTCAAATGAAACGACCACAGTTACCCATGTAACCACTGACATAACAACAGAGACGGAGAGTACCATATTTACAACAGAGGTATCCAGTGAAGCACCAACGAGTGAAGAGTCTTCGACAACTTCAAATCAAACGGAGAAAACAACCACGGAGAAAACAGATGAGCCAATTGAGACTACAACAGAAGGAACTACACTTGTTACCTTAAATGAAACGACCACAGTTACCCATGTAACCTCTGACATAACAACAGAAACGGATAGTACAATATTTACAACAGAGGTATCCAGTGAAGCACCAACGAGTGAAGAGTCTTCGACGACTTCAAATCAAACGGAGAAAACAACCACTGAGCAAACAGATGAGCCAATTGAAACTACAACAGAAGAATCTTCTTCAACTAAAACCACTTCCTCATTGTTGACTTCAACAAGCAAGAAAACAACCACTGAGCAAACAGATGAGCCAATTGAAACTACAACAGAAGAATCTTCTTCAACTAAGACCACTTCCTCATTGTTGACTTCAACAAGCAAGAAAACAACCACTGAGCAAACAGATGAGCCAAGTAAAACTACAACAGAAGAATTTTCTTCAACTAAAACCACTTCCTCATTGTTGACTTCAACTCCGACCGAAACATCTAAGGGAACAACCGCTATAACACCACAATCATGTGCAACCTTGCCGACAGGCACTTTCCTACCTGATCCAGATCATTGCAGCCGTTACTATGTTTGCACTTTTGGTCAGGCTACCTTGATGCATTGTCCATCCCCACTTTGGTTCGATCCAAGGTTAAATGTGTGCAACTATAGAGAAAATGTAATATGTGCTGCGAATAAGGACTGA
- the LOC128862325 gene encoding probable chitinase 10, which yields MEYETIYPIIMIYLIFSFHTAYAATFEECENADEGTFVKSSESCQNYIYCDGESSYSGECDEGEYFDGDSCDDASNVYCALDDQDVTIPEVTGASEVTEEPVASSPTTTTITNQQLPQSTHTSGESTSTSEPITIAPVVKDQCPAVDDPEQIVLTLNMQSCTDYYLCYHGHPIEMRCSDNLHFNIHTAKCDFPENVQCMLDRPNANKCLAHVIDFFPHPHNCNYFYYCIKGFLTVQQCPFYYGWDIERRACVLISQAKCFEGSRRS from the exons ATGGAATATGAAACGATCTACCCCATCATAATGATATacctaatattttcatttcataccGCATATGCTGCCACATTCGAAGAATGTGAGAATGCGGATGAAGGGACATTTGTAAAAAGCTCCGAGAGCTGTCAAAACTATATTTATTGCGATGGTGAAAGTTCCTATTCTGGCGAATGTGATGAAGGTGAATATTTTGATGGCGATTCTTGCGATGATGCGAGCAATGTATATTGCGCCCTGGATGATCAAGATGTGACAATTCCTGAGGTTACTGGAGCATCTGAAGTAACCGAAGAACCGGTCGCATCGTCTCCAACAACTACTACAATAACAAATCAACAGTTACCACAATCAACGCACACAAGTGGTGAGAGTACCAGTACGTCGGAACCGATCACCATTGCCCCGGTAGTGAAAGATCAGTGTCCTGCAGTCGATGATCCGGAACAAATCGTACTTACGTTGAACATGCAGTCATGCACAGACTATTACCTTTGCTACCATGGCCACCCAATTGAAATGCGTTGTTCCGATAATTTACACTTTAATATACACACAGCCAAATGCGATTTTCCCGAAAATGTGCAATGTATG CTCGATCGACCGAACGCAAATAAATGTCTGGCACATGTCATCGATTTCTTTCCTCATCCTCATAATTGCAACTACTTCTATTATTGCATTAAAGGATTCTTAACTGTGCAGCAGTGCCCTTTTTACTATGGCTGGGACATTGAGCGGCGGGCTTGCGTACTTATTAGCCAGGCGAAATGTTTTGAAGGGTCTAGACGATCTTGA
- the LOC128861967 gene encoding uncharacterized protein LOC128861967, with the protein MSTKWFCKSLAILTFTFVAHVHSDIYEECNNKPNHAFIVSNTSCSHYIYCAGADSYEGECPDGDYFNELLQTCDPRHLVDCKLNTSSDIGGNSSASMQVQTTTTLSSLLFSTVKDTNATVTSNSIISTTITSQSYDVNATTTSASGAMVTPATISPNTDGNTVVIISSECPAVDNLNQIIFVPHPKTCSDYFICYHGERLAMHCSAMLHFNPRTGKCDYPEMVRCQVSNKFTDFTNPKEQCQAHTMDMYPHATNCNYFYHCRSGYLLLQQCPFGYGWDYEKRAFFRIYLALATVSQFAYASSSNLVTPNRIKRQNSICLNHTAGEFDRNPDDCRSFYLCLENGQAVMAPCPPTMLFNPISKLCDTADNPPDQNRIVFLGSSSNCQQYFICYYGQAVLQECSANLHWNANTAKCDMPESAGCPFRTPDTVTSTIGSTNGNGGTDNSADGSASSDGGELIDCPIYGQHVFPHMLRCDYFIYCVKGHAILQQCPFYYHFDIVSKSCKLRTAAICVRDLNINFRQLIAKV; encoded by the exons ATGAGTACTAAATGGTTTTGCAAGTCTCTTGCAattttgacatttacttttGTCGCCCACGTGCATAGCGATATCTACGAGGAATGCAACAATAAACCAAACCATGCGTTTATAGTTAGCAATACGTCTTGCAGCCACTACATCTACTGCGCCGGTGCCGATTCCTATGAGGGCGAGTGCCCGGATGGCGACTATTTCAATGAATTATTACAAACATGTGATCCTAGACATCTCGTCGACTGCAAACTTAACACTTCAAGCGACATCGGTGGTAATTCGTCAGCATCTATGCAAGTCCAAACGACCACCACACTCAGTTCACTGCTCTTTTCGACAGTTAAGGACACAAATGCAACTGTTACATCGAATTCCATCATATCAACTACAATCACCAGCCAATCGTATGATGTGAACGCAACTACTACAAGCGCTAGTGGAGCTATGGTTACGCCGGCCACGATTTCACCCAATACAGATGGCAATACGGTCGTAATAATATCCTCCGAATGTCCGGCTGTAGACAATTTAAATCAGATAATTTTCGTGCCCCATCCGAAAACTTGTTctgattattttatttgctaCCATGGCGAGAGATTGGCCATGCACTGCTCTGCCATGCTGCACTTTAATCCGCGCACTGGAAAATGTGATTatccagaaatggttcgatgtCAAGTAAGTAATAAATTT ACCGATTTCACTAATCCGAAAGAACAATGCCAGGCGCACACCATGGATATGTATCCGCATGCGACAAATTGTAACTATTTTTATCACTGTCGAAGCGGATATCTTTTATTGCAGCAGTGCCCCTTTGGCTACGGCTGGGACTATGAAAAACGCGCTT tttttcgtaTATATTTGGCATTGGCAACAGTATCACAATTTGCTTACGCCTCTTCATCAAATTTAGTCACTCCGAACAGGATCAAGCGTCAGAATAGTATTTGTTTAAATCATACCGCTGGCGAATTCGACAGAAATCCAGATGACTGTCGttcattttatttgtgtttggaAAACGGACAGGCTGTGATGGCACCCTGTCCGCCAACAATGCTGTTCAATCCGATCAGCAAGCTCTGCGACACCGCCGACAAC CCACCCGATCAAAACCGTATAGTCTTCTTAGGCAGCAGTAGCAATTGCCAACAATACTTCATATGCTACTATGGCCAAGCGGTGTTGCAAGAATGTAGCGCCAATCTCCATTGGAATGCGAATACAGCCAAGTGCGACATGCCCGAAAGTGCAGGTTGCCCATTTCGGACTCCTGATACTGTTACAAGTACAATTGGCTCAACAAATGGAAATGGTGGCACTGACAACAGCGCCGACGGATCGGCGAGTAGTGATGGTGGCGAACTCATTGATTGCCCAATCTATGGGCAACATGTATTTCCACACATGCTGCGTTgcgattattttatttactgtgTTAAAGGACATGCCATCCTGCAGCAGTGTCCCTTCTACTACCACTTCGATATCGTGTCGAAAAGTTGTAAATTGCGCACAGCAGCCATCTGCGTGCGAGATTTAAATATTAACTTCCGCCAATTAATAGCAAAAGTGTAA
- the LOC128862326 gene encoding peritrophin-48-like isoform X1 codes for MSNVVMLLVYIVTILTATIGCNGIRHDNLTNFDTRENSYLVECDNKPYGYKIPDLTDCFGYFICHGDMIIQQYCPLGERFNTSLQSCQLGKCPPCSCENCAGGNDSDGIDCSVAPNGARFGDVTHCRYFWQCVNGRAVRLFCERGMWYDRVRYVCNFPALVNNCPANRD; via the exons ATGAGTAAcg TAGTAATGCTCCTTGTATATATTGTTACCATACTAACGGCAACTATTGGATGTAATGGAATCAGACACgataatttaacaaattttgataCGCGCGAGAATTCGTATTTAGTTGAATGTGATAACAAACCCTATGGTTACAAGATCCCTGATCTAACCGATTGTTTTGGATATTTTATATGTCATGGCGACATGATCATTCAACAATATTGCCCGCTTGGTGAACGGTTCAATACTTCGCTGCAAAGCTGCCAGCTTGGAAAATGCCCACCCTGTAGTTGTGAAAATTGCGCCGGCGGAAATGATAGCGATGGTATCGATTGCAGTGTAGCTCCAAATGGTGCTCGTTTTGGGGATGTCACACATTGCCGATATTTCTGGCAATGCGTGAACGGACGTGCGGTCCGACTCTTTTGCGAACGAGGAATGTGGTACGACCGCGTCAGATATGTTTGTAATTTTCCGGCGCTTGTAAATAACTGTCCCGCCAATCGAGACTAG
- the LOC128862326 gene encoding peritrophin-48-like isoform X3, giving the protein MSNVMLLVYIVTILTATIGCNGIRHDNLTNFDTRENSYLVECDNKPYGYKIPDLTDCFGYFICHGDMIIQQYCPLGERFNTSLQSCQLGKCPPCSCENCAGGNDSDGIDCSVAPNGARFGDVTHCRYFWQCVNGRAVRLFCERGMWYDRVRYVCNFPALVNNCPANRD; this is encoded by the exons ATGAGTAAcg TAATGCTCCTTGTATATATTGTTACCATACTAACGGCAACTATTGGATGTAATGGAATCAGACACgataatttaacaaattttgataCGCGCGAGAATTCGTATTTAGTTGAATGTGATAACAAACCCTATGGTTACAAGATCCCTGATCTAACCGATTGTTTTGGATATTTTATATGTCATGGCGACATGATCATTCAACAATATTGCCCGCTTGGTGAACGGTTCAATACTTCGCTGCAAAGCTGCCAGCTTGGAAAATGCCCACCCTGTAGTTGTGAAAATTGCGCCGGCGGAAATGATAGCGATGGTATCGATTGCAGTGTAGCTCCAAATGGTGCTCGTTTTGGGGATGTCACACATTGCCGATATTTCTGGCAATGCGTGAACGGACGTGCGGTCCGACTCTTTTGCGAACGAGGAATGTGGTACGACCGCGTCAGATATGTTTGTAATTTTCCGGCGCTTGTAAATAACTGTCCCGCCAATCGAGACTAG
- the LOC128862326 gene encoding peritrophin-48-like isoform X4, whose translation MPVMLLVYIVTILTATIGCNGIRHDNLTNFDTRENSYLVECDNKPYGYKIPDLTDCFGYFICHGDMIIQQYCPLGERFNTSLQSCQLGKCPPCSCENCAGGNDSDGIDCSVAPNGARFGDVTHCRYFWQCVNGRAVRLFCERGMWYDRVRYVCNFPALVNNCPANRD comes from the exons atGCCAG TAATGCTCCTTGTATATATTGTTACCATACTAACGGCAACTATTGGATGTAATGGAATCAGACACgataatttaacaaattttgataCGCGCGAGAATTCGTATTTAGTTGAATGTGATAACAAACCCTATGGTTACAAGATCCCTGATCTAACCGATTGTTTTGGATATTTTATATGTCATGGCGACATGATCATTCAACAATATTGCCCGCTTGGTGAACGGTTCAATACTTCGCTGCAAAGCTGCCAGCTTGGAAAATGCCCACCCTGTAGTTGTGAAAATTGCGCCGGCGGAAATGATAGCGATGGTATCGATTGCAGTGTAGCTCCAAATGGTGCTCGTTTTGGGGATGTCACACATTGCCGATATTTCTGGCAATGCGTGAACGGACGTGCGGTCCGACTCTTTTGCGAACGAGGAATGTGGTACGACCGCGTCAGATATGTTTGTAATTTTCCGGCGCTTGTAAATAACTGTCCCGCCAATCGAGACTAG
- the LOC128862326 gene encoding peritrophin-48-like isoform X2, which produces MPVVMLLVYIVTILTATIGCNGIRHDNLTNFDTRENSYLVECDNKPYGYKIPDLTDCFGYFICHGDMIIQQYCPLGERFNTSLQSCQLGKCPPCSCENCAGGNDSDGIDCSVAPNGARFGDVTHCRYFWQCVNGRAVRLFCERGMWYDRVRYVCNFPALVNNCPANRD; this is translated from the exons atGCCAG TAGTAATGCTCCTTGTATATATTGTTACCATACTAACGGCAACTATTGGATGTAATGGAATCAGACACgataatttaacaaattttgataCGCGCGAGAATTCGTATTTAGTTGAATGTGATAACAAACCCTATGGTTACAAGATCCCTGATCTAACCGATTGTTTTGGATATTTTATATGTCATGGCGACATGATCATTCAACAATATTGCCCGCTTGGTGAACGGTTCAATACTTCGCTGCAAAGCTGCCAGCTTGGAAAATGCCCACCCTGTAGTTGTGAAAATTGCGCCGGCGGAAATGATAGCGATGGTATCGATTGCAGTGTAGCTCCAAATGGTGCTCGTTTTGGGGATGTCACACATTGCCGATATTTCTGGCAATGCGTGAACGGACGTGCGGTCCGACTCTTTTGCGAACGAGGAATGTGGTACGACCGCGTCAGATATGTTTGTAATTTTCCGGCGCTTGTAAATAACTGTCCCGCCAATCGAGACTAG
- the LOC128860745 gene encoding uncharacterized protein LOC128860745, with protein sequence MKYENCVEKQTIEYTHTTVPASMRSPYWKYFGFPSDSANKILTRQKIICTLCGTAITYNKNTSNLRTHLISRHPERLHEMHHQQRQQCSAFSRSSNMDGGDSDDASTDILNEVEADEESEVKAQSSKRSNSEDLNVDNLLKVKRLSAGCRESNKITLSVSQENCRNQHQGTVAVSNSLHKKEFQDDQQSGHNEDHETIVTNGCGYELLSSETVNALSTNGVDDVTVSCANNFVVETLHNEADEFAEGEPVIIDNDLSQKSMFDYSNDSPSNHHEQANISHTMLGKKDSYIELLANMLVTDMLPPNLLQGLGFKQLLNSIGITNVDKYEVEKIILADYGQMQYILKKYVTTNLLQQDKPYSLSIENYMDIEEQNVFSIYINFLNFDFDNKLESVLYEEFVCRNQIDLHDILRDFDLNRCAAIVTTMKDNSIIKNFATSHGIEVVPCLEALLTRCLNLIFEQDEVSQMFKNIFKLRQNLNLPEPHLNCPWWKLKFLQDFVDIPNETGMQYRELSSELESFMAYLNPLKITLDTINTEPLPLCTLVRPLIMKLFEEHFLVFNTDDNIYVQSAQQVINDELRHSIAKCSFFSEAVLFDVRFQHDFIQPRRHPTHQAQKAATFDNIQRVELAEAVCQRFQRLMTVPPSNIKLDQSQQCAVIQVAPKSSLRSFFHRISGAASRKNSHNLSPEPSQPKDAIELEFNRYKCEPTLDLEQCPISWWQMQSQQYKQLYKFANYYLSVPCNALRWPTSAYGETETNERSVWCQKRRSLRHQHPVEKCLWYLHYNRAFHSKIKPK encoded by the exons ATGAAATACGAAAATTGTGTTGAAAAGCAAACGATCGAATACACGCACACGACTGTTCCGGCATCGATGCGGAGCCCCTACTGGAAATATTTTGGGTTTCCTTCTGATAGTGCCAATAAAATTTTGACCCGTCAAAAGATCATCTGCACATTATGTGGTACCGCTATTACTTACAACAAAAATACTTCTAATCTCCGTACACACCTTATATCACGGCATCCAGAGCGATTGCATGAAATGCATCATCAGCAGCGGCAACAATGTTCGGCATTCTCCCGCAGTTCTAATATGGATGGTGGCGATAGTGATGACGCTTCAACCGATATTTTGAACGAAGTTGAGGCGGATGAAGAGAGCGAAGTAAAAGCGCAATCATCTAAACGGTCCAATTCAGAAGATTTAAATGTGGATAACCTTTTAAAAGTTAAACGACTAAGCGCAGGTTGTCGTGAATCCAATAAAATAACGTTGTCCGTAAGCCAGGAG AACTGTCGTAATCAACATCAGGGCACAGTAGCAGTGTCGAACTCTTTGCACAAAAAAGAATTTCAGGATGATCAACAAAGCGGACATAATGAGGACCATGAGACCATTGTTACCAATGGGTGCGGTTACGAGTTACTCAGTTCAGAAACGGTCAATGCCTTATCAACGAACGGAGTGGACGACGTTACCGTTAGTTGTGctaataactttgttgttgagACTTTACACAATGAGGCAGATGAATTTGCAGAGGGCGAACCAGTAATTATAGATAATGATCTCTCCCAAAAATCGATGTTCGACTACTCCAATGATTCACCGTCTAATCATCACGAGCAAGCAAATATATCACATACAATGCTGGGAAAAAAAGATTCCTACATTGAATTACTTGCGAATATGTTGGTTACTGACATGCTGCCGCCTAATTTATTGCAAGGGCTCGGTTTTAAACAGCTACTTAACTCCATCGGAATCACTAATGTGGATAAATATGAAGTTGAGAAAATAATATTAGCTGACTACGGTCAAAtgcaatatattcttaaaaaatacgTTACAACAAATTTGTTGCAGCAAGACAAACCTTATTCACTCAGTATTGAAAATTATATGGACATCGAGGAGCAGAATGTGTTTAGCATATATATTAATTTCCTTAATTTCGACTTTGATAACAAATTGGAAAGTGTCCTATATGAAGAATTTGTTTGTAGGAATCAAATAGACTTGCATGACATTCTGAGGGATTTCGATCTCAACCGTTGCGCAGCCATTGTAACAACGATGAAAGACAACTCAATAATAAAGAATTTTGCCACATCTCACG GTATTGAAGTGGTTCCATGTTTGGAAGCATTGCTAACTCGGTGTCTCAATCTAATCTTTGAACAGGATGAGGTGTCAcaaatgttcaaaaatatttttaaactacgCCAG AATTTAAATTTGCCGGAACCGCACTTGAACTGCCCCTGGTGGAAACTGAAATTTCTGCAAGATTTTGTGGACATCCCAAATGAAACTGGCATGCAATACAGGGAATTATCTTCCGAGTTGGAGTCTTTCATGGCATACTTAAACCCGTTAAAA ATTACTCTTGATACAATAAACACAGAACCGCTACCTCTCTGTACACTTGTGCGTCCATTGATTATGAAACTCTTCGAAGAGCATTTCCTGGTATTTAACACTGAcgataatatttatgtacagtCGGCACAGCAAGTCATTAATGATGAACTACGCCACAG CATAGCAAAGTGCTCATTTTTTTCTGAGGCAGTACTTTTTGATGTGCGCTTTCAGCACGATTTCATTCAGCCTAGGCGACATCCGACACATCAGGCACAAAAAGCCGCCACTTTTGACAATATCCAGCGTGTGGAGTTGGCGGAGGCAGTTTGTCAGCGATTCCAACGTCTAATGACTGTGCCCCCCTCAAACATAAAATTGGATCAAAGCCAGCAATGCGCCGTAATCCAAGTTGCACCGAAATCGA GTTTACGATCGTTTTTTCATCGCATTAGCGGTGCGGCAAGCCGCAAAAATTCACACAACTTGTCTCCTGAGCCATCGCAACCAAAAGATGCAATAGAGTTGGAATTTAATCGCTACAAATGTGAGCCGACTTTAGATTTAGAGCAATGTCCGATAAGTTGGTGGCAAATGCAGTCCCAACAATATAAACAATTGTACAAATTcgccaattattatttgagCGTGCCATGTAATGCGCTTCGTTGGCCGACGAGTGCGTACGGTGAAACGGAGACAAATGAACGAAGCGTGTGGTGTCAAAAGCGTAGGTCACTTCGACATCAGCACCCTGTAGAAAAGTGTTTGTGGTATTTGCACTACAATCGCGCCTTTCATAGTAAGATAAAGCCTAAATGA